A single genomic interval of Penicillium psychrofluorescens genome assembly, chromosome: 2 harbors:
- a CDS encoding uncharacterized protein (ID:PFLUO_002937-T1.cds;~source:funannotate), with product MAPIPASNIISLLDHAAALSVGIIAYPEGDRAPSVQLSYAELRDQVTQKASWLQTHDEFRHGGVTLVHFQHHLDNITWFWATILAGSVPTLSTPLVSTDEGRRAHFKHLHNMLQDPLVLTRRELLVNFFGENELLRTVAVEEFEESDFSGTDSGSASSNHVSTSGKDDINSNGHANGNYHVNGTTGNSTEGVAVLMLTSGSSGNCKAVCLTHQQMFASIRGKLAVMPVSDGSSVLNWIGLDHVASLMETHLLSMFAGVNQIQIQAAEVLSNPLLFLRLLSKHKVCMTFAPDFFLRKLLATLDKSSKEAKQDIDLSHLLYLVSGGEPNNVDTGFRVTEHLQRLGASPSNLITPGFGMTEICAGAIYNRNFPKTDIKARREAGALGSCIPGIEMRISPIDPNNTSLKPQANGMAGAANNAGVLEVRGPVAFSRYFNNDEATKTAFTEDGWFRTGDLGTIDAEGQLTLAGRLKELININSVKFLPYEIEAAIEQARIPGVTPSFVVCFSYKEYSTSPEEICVLYQHDYASDDIEARMLTLRTLIRTVILFTSARPRVLPLPPGRLEKTTLGKLSRPKIQDALLQGKYRDQEDFNNQVLQEYRESHFSAPSNDIEHRLIAVFKETLELDIEIDIDMQFLDTGISSVDLIRLKRAVEKNFGIEDIPMITIMTNTAIRSLAAAIQQFKTSQFTSEYQPVVTLQSHGSKTPLWLFHPGVGEILIFLALAQHFPDRPIYAMRPRGFNPGDETFKDLSDLHTTYYEALKKKQPTGPYAMAGYSYGGMVAFEIAKKIEADGDEVKFLGCFDLPPHIKQVMNRLDWTGSLLHLAFFCALITEDRSDELAPELRLLPQSEQLARIMAEADPFRTAELGLTYASLETWTEVTFSLANIGRNYDPSGSVSNMDVFFCDPLRGVAVSREEYRYTQLNCWDDFVHNDLRFHEVDGAHYTMISPERVPKFQQTLKNVLSARGL from the coding sequence ATGGCTCCCATCCCAGCATCCAATATCATATCTCTTCTAGACCACGCAGCTGCCTTGTCCGTTGGGATTATCGCCTATCCTGAAGGCGACCGAGCTCCCTCGGTACAACTCAGTTATGCCGAACTGCGCGATCAGGTGACGCAGAAAGCCTCCTGGCTGCAAACCCACGATGAATTCCGCCACGGAGGTGTCACCCTTGTCCATTTCCAGCATCATCTGGACAATATCACTTGGTTCTGGGCTACCATTCTCGCTGGTAGCGTGCCGACCCTATCTACTCCCTTGGTTAGCACGGATGAGGGTCGTCGAGCCCATTTCAAACATCTGCATAATATGTTGCAAGATCCTTTGGTGCTCACTCGGCGGGAGTTGCTGGTCAATTTTTTTGGAGAGAATGAGCTCTTACGCACCGTCGCAGTAGAGGAGTTTGAAGAGTCCGACTTCAGCGGAACGGACTCAGGCAGTGCTTCCAGCAACCACGTCAGTACCAGTGGCAAGGACGATATCAACAGCAATGGTCATGCCAACGGAAATTATCATGTCAATGGTACTACTGGCAATAGCACCGAGGGTGTAGCTGTCCTCATGCTGACCTCGGGGAGCTCTGGTAATTGCAAGGCCGTGTGCCTGACGCATCAGCAGATGTTTGCCTCGATTCGAGGCAAACTAGCAGTTATGCCAGTGAGCGATGGCAGTTCCGTGCTCAATTGGATCGGTCTCGATCACGTTGCCAGCCTGATGGAAACGCATCTGCTTTCTATGTTCGCGGGTGTCAATCAGATTCAAATCCAGGCCGCCGAGGTGCTCAGCAATCCACTGCTGTTCTTGCGGTTGTTGTCCAAGCACAAAGTCTGTATGACCTTCGCCCCGGATTTTTTCTTGCGCAAACTTCTGGCTACATTGGATAAATCATCCAAAGAAGCTAAGCAAGATATAGACCTCAGCCACCTACTCTATTTGGTTTCTGGTGGTGAACCCAACAATGTCGATACGGGTTTCCGAGTGACAGAGCATTTGCAAAGGCTGGGAGCTTCACCGTCAAACCTCATCACCCCAGGTTTTGGCATGACTGAGATCTGTGCGGGCGCCATTTACAATCGCAATTTCCCTAAGACAGACATCAAGGCGCGACGTGAAGCAGGTGCTCTCGGCTCTTGTATTCCAGGAATCGAGATGCGAATATCTCCCATTGACCCAAACAACACCAGCCTGAAACCCCAGGCCAATGGCATGGCTGGCGCAGCCAATAACGCCGGTGTACTGGAAGTACGTGGGCCTGTCGCTTTCTCAAGATATTTCAATAATGATGAAGCTACCAAGACTGCGTTCACGGAGGATGGATGGTTCCGGACAGGAGATCTTGGTACAATCGATGCAGAGGGTCAGTTAACACTGGCAGGTCGACTCAAAGAGTTGATCAACATCAACTCTGTCAAATTTCTACCATACGAAATCGAAGCGGCTATCGAACAAGCACGCATTCCGGGAGTGACACCGTCCTTTGTCGTGTGTTTCTCCTACAAAGAATATAGCACCAGCCCTGAGGAAATTTGCGTCCTGTATCAGCATGACTACGCCAGTGATGATATCGAGGCGCGAATGTTGACATTGCGCACGCTGATCCGTACCGTTATTCTGTTTACGTCAGCACGGCCACGGGTTCTGCCCTTGCCGCCTGGTCgcctggagaagacgacTCTAGGAAAGCTATCGCGGCCGAAGATTCAAGATGCGTTGTTGCAGGGGAAGTACAGGGACCAGGAAGATTTTAACAATCAGGTCTTGCAAGAATATCGGGAGTCGCATTTCTCTGCGCCGAGTAACGACATCGAGCACAGACTCATCGCAGTCTTCAAGGAAACGCTCGAACTGGACATAGAGATTGATATCGACATGCAATTCCTAGACACTGGTATCAGTTCAGTGGATTTAATCCGATTGAAGAGGGCGGTGGAGAAGAATTTCGGGATCGAGGATATTCCCATGATCACCATCATGACCAACACGGCAATTCGATCGCTGGCAGCGGCTATCCAGCAATTTAAGACCTCGCAGTTCACGAGCGAGTATCAGCCGGTTGTTACGTTACAATCACATGGGTCCAAGACGCCGCTCTGGCTGTTTCATCCGGGCGTCGGTGAGattctcatcttcctcgcATTAGCCCAGCATTTCCCAGACCGACCCATCTATGCAATGCGACCACGCGGCTTCAATCCAGGCGATGAAACCTTCAAGGATCTTTCTGACCTCCACACAACATACTACGAGGCActgaaaaagaaacagcCTACGGGACCCTACGCCATGGCGGGATACTCTTATGGTGGCATGGTTGCCTTTGAAATTGCCAAGAAGATTGAGGCAGACGGCGACGAAGTGAAATTCCTGGGCTGCTTTGACCTACCACCCCATATTAAGCAGGTCATGAATCGGCTAGACTGGACAGGGTCTCTGTTACACCTTGCATTCTTCTGTGCCCTCATTACAGAAGACCGTTCTGATGAGTTGGCACCTGAGCTACGTCTCTTGCCCCAGTCAGAGCAGCTGGCGCGAATAATGGCCGAAGCGGATCCATTTCGTACGGCTGAGTTAGGGCTGACTTATGCGTCGCTAGAAACTTGGACTGAAGTGACATTCTCCCTGGCTAATATCGGCCGTAACTACGACCCATCTGGGTCAGTATCGAACATGGACGTTTTCTTCTGTGATCCGTTACGGGGCGTGGCAGTGTCGCGCGAAGAGTATCGTTATACTCAACTGAATTGCTGGGACGACTTTGTCCACAATGATCTCCGGTTCCATGAGGTAGATGGTGCACATTATACGATGATATCTCCAGAGCGAGTACCAAAGTTCCAGCAAACATTGAAAAACGTACTTTCTGCGAGGGGTCTCTAA